One Desulfobulbus propionicus DSM 2032 DNA segment encodes these proteins:
- a CDS encoding ABC transporter ATP-binding protein: MIHVEHLTRSYGPLKAVDDVSFTIDDGEIVGLLGHNGAGKTTIMKMMTGFLEPTAGTIRVGELAMATDRQSIQAMIGYLPENCPVYPEMTVAGYLEYIAILHGVTSDRLGPLLVDTLERTALMDKAGQTIATLSRGYRQRVGVAQAILHRPRIIILDEPTNGLDPTQIQHMRGLISELAKEATLIISTHILQEVQAVCDRVIIIQHGRKVLDARLDELSAGQRLLVTTDRAEAGALLRAVAGVSVVESVASVDGRHSFALSGEHTAEALAPTVASAITAKGWPLYGLAPETRNLEKIFSEINMAAGREQ, from the coding sequence ATGATTCATGTAGAACACCTAACCCGATCCTATGGACCGCTCAAGGCGGTCGACGATGTCTCGTTCACCATCGATGACGGTGAAATCGTCGGGCTGCTCGGCCACAACGGCGCCGGCAAGACCACAATCATGAAGATGATGACCGGCTTTCTCGAACCTACCGCCGGCACCATCAGGGTTGGCGAGCTGGCAATGGCCACCGACCGGCAGTCTATCCAGGCGATGATCGGCTATCTGCCCGAGAACTGCCCGGTCTATCCGGAAATGACCGTGGCCGGGTACCTCGAATACATCGCCATCCTGCACGGCGTGACCAGCGACCGGTTGGGACCGCTACTGGTCGACACCCTGGAACGGACCGCGCTGATGGACAAGGCCGGGCAGACCATTGCCACCCTGTCGCGCGGCTACCGCCAGCGGGTCGGCGTGGCTCAGGCCATCCTCCACCGGCCGCGAATCATCATTCTCGACGAGCCGACCAACGGTCTCGATCCCACCCAGATTCAGCACATGCGCGGCCTGATCAGCGAACTGGCCAAGGAAGCGACCCTGATCATCTCCACCCACATCCTCCAGGAGGTGCAGGCGGTCTGCGACCGGGTGATCATCATCCAGCACGGCCGCAAGGTTCTGGACGCGCGCTTGGACGAATTGAGCGCGGGCCAGCGGTTGCTGGTGACCACCGACCGGGCCGAGGCCGGTGCGCTGCTGCGTGCCGTGGCAGGGGTGAGCGTGGTCGAGTCCGTCGCCTCCGTCGATGGCCGCCACAGTTTCGCCCTTTCCGGCGAACACACGGCCGAGGCCCTGGCCCCGACCGTGGCTTCGGCCATCACCGCCAAGGGCTGGCCACTGTACGGCCTTGCTCCGGAAACCCGTAATCTCGAAAAAATATTCAGTGAAATCAACATGGCTGCAGGGAGGGAACAATGA
- a CDS encoding outer membrane protein — protein sequence MKKVLSVMAVSAFVLTAGVALAGGPGKKMDAGCPEACQQQIDDLNSSQAQQNEQLGAHAKQLENHEQRITALEYDSMWYARLGVRAAWTQQDLGPINEWDSDAGFGGAIALGKQFGQFRAELELAYQGADLDDETAFGYDLGGDYNAKTVFVNGYYEIPVYDAFAVYAMAGLGVAQFDWNVDVSAGLDGPAGTYGGSDNAFAYKAGLGMTYNFTDEIAGDLGYEYLGISDAGEAESINGHNVVASVRFKF from the coding sequence ATGAAGAAAGTATTGAGTGTAATGGCTGTGTCGGCTTTTGTTCTGACCGCTGGTGTTGCTCTGGCCGGTGGCCCTGGCAAAAAGATGGATGCTGGTTGTCCGGAAGCATGCCAGCAGCAGATCGATGACCTGAATTCTTCCCAGGCGCAGCAGAACGAGCAGCTGGGCGCCCACGCAAAACAGCTGGAGAATCATGAGCAGCGGATCACCGCTCTCGAGTATGACTCCATGTGGTATGCCCGTCTCGGCGTTCGTGCCGCTTGGACCCAGCAGGATCTCGGTCCTATCAACGAGTGGGACAGCGATGCCGGTTTCGGTGGTGCCATCGCTCTGGGCAAGCAGTTCGGTCAGTTCCGGGCAGAGCTCGAGTTGGCCTATCAGGGTGCGGATCTGGATGATGAAACAGCCTTTGGTTATGATTTGGGTGGCGATTACAATGCCAAAACCGTTTTCGTCAACGGCTACTACGAGATTCCGGTGTACGACGCCTTTGCTGTCTATGCCATGGCTGGTCTGGGTGTTGCCCAGTTCGACTGGAATGTTGACGTATCCGCAGGATTGGATGGCCCGGCAGGCACCTATGGTGGCAGCGACAACGCCTTTGCCTACAAGGCAGGCCTTGGTATGACCTACAATTTCACCGACGAGATCGCCGGTGACTTGGGCTATGAGTACCTCGGCATCTCCGATGCTGGCGAGGCAGAGAGCATCAACGGTCACAATGTGGTTGCTTCTGTTCGTTTCAAATTCTAA
- a CDS encoding exo-beta-N-acetylmuramidase NamZ family protein — protein MIQIGIEQLCRSGAERLKGKRLGLLANQASTDKHFNHGRDLLLAAFPGQLTCLFSPQHGFFSEKQDNMIESDHGVDQVSGLPVYSLYGETRKPYPSMFADIDVLLVDLIDVGTRVYTFIWTVVHCLEVAAETGITVMILDRPNPIGGHLVEGNLLRAECASFVGRCAIPMRHGLTLGELALLCNRELEIGADLQVVRMNGWTRRMFFPATGYPWVFPSPNMPSFATALVYPGQVLWEGTNISEARGTTLPFELFGAPFLEHGAVLDALRATELPGCHLRPLRFEPTSGKWMGQMCTGFQIHVLNPDQFRPYRTSLALFQAIRCLYPEQFAYKSPPYEYEFERLPMDLIIGDKMVREGLENGVPIAELERVWQEELDEYRQLRRAVFLYD, from the coding sequence GTGATTCAGATAGGAATTGAGCAACTGTGCCGGTCCGGTGCCGAGCGGCTAAAGGGTAAACGATTGGGTTTGTTGGCCAACCAGGCTTCCACCGACAAACATTTCAATCACGGTCGTGACCTCTTGCTGGCAGCCTTCCCCGGACAACTGACCTGCCTTTTTTCGCCGCAGCACGGATTTTTCAGCGAAAAGCAGGACAACATGATCGAATCCGATCATGGGGTCGATCAGGTGAGTGGCCTGCCGGTCTATTCACTGTACGGGGAAACGCGCAAGCCCTATCCGTCGATGTTTGCCGATATCGACGTGCTGCTGGTCGATCTGATCGATGTCGGTACCCGGGTGTACACCTTTATCTGGACCGTGGTCCACTGTTTGGAAGTGGCGGCGGAAACCGGTATCACGGTCATGATTCTCGACCGGCCCAATCCCATCGGCGGCCATCTGGTCGAGGGCAACCTGCTGCGCGCGGAGTGCGCCTCCTTTGTTGGCCGTTGTGCCATTCCCATGCGCCACGGTTTGACCCTGGGCGAATTGGCCCTGCTCTGCAATCGGGAGCTGGAGATTGGCGCCGATCTGCAAGTGGTCCGGATGAACGGTTGGACGCGACGGATGTTTTTCCCCGCCACCGGCTACCCATGGGTCTTTCCCTCGCCCAATATGCCCTCCTTTGCCACGGCCTTGGTCTATCCAGGGCAAGTGCTGTGGGAAGGAACCAATATCTCCGAAGCCCGGGGCACGACATTGCCCTTTGAGTTGTTCGGCGCCCCCTTTCTCGAACATGGGGCGGTGCTCGATGCGCTCCGCGCAACAGAACTGCCCGGCTGCCACCTGCGGCCACTGCGCTTCGAGCCGACCTCGGGCAAATGGATGGGACAGATGTGTACCGGCTTTCAGATCCACGTGCTCAATCCTGACCAATTCCGCCCCTATCGCACCAGCCTGGCCCTGTTCCAGGCGATCCGCTGCCTCTATCCCGAACAGTTTGCCTACAAATCACCACCCTATGAATATGAATTCGAGCGGCTGCCCATGGACCTGATCATCGGTGATAAGATGGTGCGCGAGGGGCTGGAAAACGGTGTCCCCATCGCCGAACTGGAGCGGGTCTGGCAGGAGGAACTGGACGAGTATCGGCAGCTTCGCCGCGCTGTTTTTCTTTACGACTGA
- the lpxD gene encoding UDP-3-O-(3-hydroxymyristoyl)glucosamine N-acyltransferase: MSRECTLRQLADLVGGRVEGDPNLIVRGLNGIEYAQPGEITFILDRKQLPLPETCQASACIVPVDTEALGRPAIVTDQPSLAAARIHTFLLTEPFQAKGIHPSAVTGEGCVIPREVTIGPLVCLGDRVTLGERVTIHPGAVIGSDVVIDDDTIIHANVTVAERCTIGKRVILHHGAVIGSDGFGFATDRMGVHYKKPQVGTVRIDDDVEIGANSCVDRAAFGTTWIKSGARIDNLVMVGHNVVVGEHSILVAQVGIAGSTTLGRNVVLGAKAGVAGHLHLDDQVMAAAKSGIHNNQPKGAMIGGSPAIEVKSWGRAAAAFSRLPEMVKELRRLRKEVDRLTGLLAPTDQQKDNQ; encoded by the coding sequence GTGTCCCGCGAATGCACCCTGCGGCAATTGGCCGACCTGGTCGGTGGCCGGGTGGAAGGCGATCCCAACCTGATCGTCCGTGGTCTGAACGGCATCGAGTATGCCCAACCCGGCGAGATCACCTTTATCCTTGACCGCAAACAGCTGCCGCTGCCCGAAACCTGCCAAGCCTCGGCCTGTATCGTCCCGGTTGATACCGAAGCCCTGGGCAGGCCGGCCATTGTCACTGACCAGCCGTCACTGGCTGCCGCCCGCATCCATACCTTTTTGCTGACCGAACCTTTTCAGGCCAAGGGGATTCATCCTTCGGCGGTGACTGGCGAAGGATGCGTGATTCCACGGGAGGTGACCATCGGCCCCTTGGTCTGTCTCGGCGACCGGGTGACCCTGGGGGAACGCGTCACCATCCACCCCGGCGCGGTGATCGGCAGTGACGTCGTCATTGACGACGACACCATCATTCATGCCAATGTAACCGTGGCCGAGCGTTGCACCATCGGCAAACGGGTGATCCTCCATCATGGGGCGGTGATTGGCAGTGACGGCTTTGGTTTTGCCACCGACCGGATGGGCGTGCATTATAAGAAGCCGCAGGTCGGCACGGTGCGCATTGACGACGACGTCGAGATCGGCGCCAATTCCTGCGTTGATCGCGCCGCCTTTGGCACCACCTGGATCAAGTCCGGTGCTCGAATCGACAACCTGGTCATGGTGGGCCACAATGTCGTCGTGGGCGAACATTCCATCCTGGTCGCCCAGGTGGGCATTGCCGGCAGCACCACCCTGGGCCGCAATGTGGTGCTCGGCGCCAAGGCCGGAGTCGCGGGGCATTTGCACCTCGATGACCAAGTGATGGCGGCCGCCAAAAGCGGCATTCACAACAATCAACCCAAGGGCGCCATGATCGGCGGCTCCCCGGCGATCGAGGTCAAAAGCTGGGGCCGGGCCGCGGCCGCCTTCAGCCGCTTGCCGGAAATGGTCAAGGAACTGCGAAGGTTGCGCAAGGAGGTGGACCGGCTGACCGGACTGCTTGCACCCACAGATCAACAGAAGGACAACCAATGA
- the fabZ gene encoding 3-hydroxyacyl-ACP dehydratase FabZ — MTTQTIDVQLPIDIKGIMEILPHRYPFLLVDRIVELEKGKTITGVKNVTMNEPFFQGHFPGEPVMPGVLILEAMAQTGGILACLSDADMIGRLVYFAGVDKARFRRVVRPGDQLVMKLEMIKQKGKVTKMAGKAYVDDQLATEAELMASFA, encoded by the coding sequence ATGACAACACAAACGATAGATGTGCAATTGCCCATTGATATCAAGGGGATCATGGAGATCCTGCCACACCGGTATCCCTTCCTCCTGGTTGATCGGATCGTGGAGCTGGAAAAGGGAAAAACCATCACCGGCGTCAAGAACGTGACCATGAATGAACCGTTTTTCCAGGGACATTTTCCGGGTGAGCCGGTCATGCCCGGTGTGCTCATTCTCGAGGCCATGGCCCAGACCGGCGGCATTCTCGCCTGCCTTTCCGATGCGGACATGATCGGCCGGCTGGTTTACTTTGCCGGTGTGGACAAGGCCCGGTTCCGCCGGGTGGTGCGTCCGGGCGATCAGCTGGTCATGAAATTGGAAATGATCAAACAAAAAGGCAAGGTCACCAAGATGGCCGGCAAGGCCTACGTGGATGACCAGCTGGCCACCGAGGCCGAGCTGATGGCTAGTTTCGCCTGA
- the lpxA gene encoding acyl-ACP--UDP-N-acetylglucosamine O-acyltransferase yields the protein MNIHPTAVIDPRAQLDSSVIVEPYAVIDGPVKIGPETRICAHAVVSGHTTLGARNTIGSFATIGAPPQDIHYKDEPTELIIGDGNQIREYVSIHRATAKASGKTLIGDNNMIMAYCHIAHDCIIADHVIMANVATLAGHVEIGSHANLGGLVAVHQFCRIGDYAYIGGMSGIGLDVPPYVIMEGTRNQMRIAGINKIGLRRAGMDRETIKCLEEAFKILFRSPELLLKDSLAKLEEEMKDCIEVQLMVDFFHSSKRGVVKRTIDD from the coding sequence ATGAATATACACCCCACGGCGGTCATCGACCCCAGAGCCCAACTCGATTCCTCGGTGATCGTCGAACCCTACGCCGTCATCGACGGCCCGGTCAAGATCGGCCCGGAAACCCGTATCTGCGCCCACGCGGTGGTTTCCGGCCACACCACCCTGGGCGCCCGTAACACCATCGGCTCCTTTGCCACCATTGGCGCCCCACCGCAGGACATCCACTACAAGGACGAACCGACCGAGCTGATCATCGGCGACGGCAACCAGATTCGCGAGTATGTATCCATTCACCGGGCAACGGCCAAGGCCAGCGGCAAGACCCTGATCGGCGACAACAACATGATCATGGCCTACTGCCACATCGCCCACGACTGCATCATCGCCGACCATGTGATCATGGCCAACGTCGCCACCCTGGCCGGTCACGTGGAGATCGGCAGCCACGCCAATCTCGGCGGCCTGGTGGCGGTGCATCAGTTCTGCCGCATCGGCGACTATGCCTACATCGGCGGTATGTCCGGCATCGGCCTCGATGTGCCGCCCTATGTGATCATGGAAGGCACCCGCAACCAGATGCGCATTGCCGGTATCAACAAGATCGGCCTGCGCCGTGCCGGCATGGATCGGGAGACCATCAAATGTCTGGAGGAGGCGTTTAAGATTCTGTTCCGCTCTCCGGAACTGCTGCTCAAGGATTCCCTGGCCAAGCTGGAAGAGGAGATGAAAGACTGCATCGAGGTCCAGCTGATGGTCGATTTTTTCCACTCCAGCAAGCGAGGAGTGGTCAAGCGGACCATTGATGACTGA
- a CDS encoding LpxI family protein → MTEQPPQALPIGLIAGGGQFPLLFAEAARARGRRVVAIAHVNETAIEIEDRADAVYWVKLGQLGKIIKHFKREGVGETVFAGTITKTRIFHDILPDLKGLSLWSKIDRRLDDAILRAVAASMEEEGIRVLASTCYLEHLFFPKGLLSRKKPSAEQMEDIRFGWKVAREVGRLDIGQCVVVRDRSVLAVEAIEGTDAAIRRGGELAGSGAVVVKLKKPNQDFRFDLPATGPRTIDTLAAVKGAVLAVEAGQSLLFDRTAMVEAADRAGLVVVGLVEDEQGELQY, encoded by the coding sequence ATGACTGAACAGCCGCCCCAGGCATTGCCCATCGGCCTGATCGCCGGCGGCGGCCAATTTCCGCTGCTCTTTGCCGAGGCCGCCCGAGCGCGGGGCCGGCGGGTGGTGGCCATCGCCCATGTCAACGAAACCGCGATCGAGATCGAGGACCGGGCCGATGCGGTCTACTGGGTCAAGTTGGGGCAGTTGGGCAAGATCATCAAGCATTTCAAGCGGGAAGGGGTAGGCGAGACCGTCTTTGCCGGCACCATCACCAAGACCCGGATTTTTCACGATATCCTGCCGGATTTGAAAGGCCTTTCCCTGTGGAGCAAAATCGACCGGCGGCTGGACGACGCCATCCTTCGGGCCGTGGCCGCCAGTATGGAAGAGGAGGGGATCCGGGTACTCGCTTCTACCTGTTACCTCGAGCACCTTTTTTTTCCAAAAGGCCTGCTGAGTCGAAAAAAACCCTCGGCCGAGCAAATGGAGGATATCCGTTTCGGCTGGAAAGTGGCCCGCGAGGTCGGTCGGCTCGACATCGGCCAGTGCGTGGTGGTCCGCGATCGCTCGGTGCTGGCGGTGGAAGCCATCGAGGGCACCGATGCGGCCATCCGTCGTGGCGGTGAACTGGCCGGATCCGGGGCAGTGGTGGTCAAACTGAAGAAGCCGAACCAGGATTTTCGCTTCGATCTGCCGGCCACGGGGCCGCGCACCATCGACACCCTGGCGGCGGTCAAGGGAGCGGTGTTGGCGGTGGAGGCCGGCCAGTCGTTGCTTTTTGACCGAACGGCCATGGTCGAGGCGGCCGATCGCGCGGGCCTAGTGGTGGTCGGGCTGGTCGAGGACGAACAGGGAGAACTCCAGTATTGA
- the asnS gene encoding asparagine--tRNA ligase: protein MHTTSIVDLLRRQPVGETVTISGWVRTRRDSGSFSFLEINDGSCLANLQLIAEEQLVNYASEVKKLTTGCSLRAHGLLVASPAKGQTVEVRAERIEVIGWADPETYPLQKKRHSFEFLRSIAHLRPRTNALGAVARVRSALSFAIHRFFHEHGFLQVHTPVITTSDCEGAGEMFTVTALEPGQLQGPDPFNNDFFGRRAGLTVSGQLQAEIFALSHGRVYTFGPTFRAEHSNTSRHLAEFWMLEPEMAFCDLAGNRDVAESLIKFLVCVALDECGEDLALFDQHVAKGLIDKLTQVRDRPFVHLPYTDAVTELQRAGRQFEFPVQWGIDLQAEHERFLCEEVAQAPVVVTNYPADIKPFYMRLDDDGRTVAAMDILVAGIGELIGGSQREERYEVLAARMAAAGLDLAQYGWYLDLRRYGSVPHSGFGLGFERLVQFVTGMQNIRDVIPFPRTPGSAPC, encoded by the coding sequence ATGCACACCACATCCATTGTCGATCTCCTGCGTCGCCAACCGGTGGGGGAAACGGTGACCATCAGCGGTTGGGTGCGCACCCGGCGCGATTCGGGCAGCTTTTCCTTTCTTGAAATCAACGATGGCTCGTGTCTGGCCAACTTGCAGCTCATTGCCGAGGAGCAGTTGGTCAATTATGCAAGTGAGGTGAAAAAACTGACCACCGGTTGTTCATTACGGGCACACGGCCTGCTCGTGGCCTCGCCGGCCAAGGGGCAGACGGTGGAAGTCCGGGCCGAACGCATCGAGGTGATTGGCTGGGCCGATCCCGAAACCTACCCCTTGCAGAAGAAACGGCACAGTTTTGAATTTCTCCGCTCCATCGCCCATCTCCGGCCCCGCACCAATGCCCTGGGCGCGGTGGCCCGGGTGCGGAGCGCGCTGAGCTTCGCCATTCACCGATTTTTCCATGAACACGGATTTCTCCAGGTCCATACCCCGGTGATCACCACCTCGGATTGTGAAGGCGCAGGCGAAATGTTCACGGTCACCGCTCTGGAACCCGGCCAACTGCAGGGACCTGATCCCTTCAATAACGATTTTTTTGGTCGACGGGCCGGATTGACGGTCAGCGGCCAGTTGCAGGCCGAAATTTTTGCCCTGTCCCACGGCCGGGTCTATACCTTTGGCCCGACTTTTCGCGCGGAACACTCCAACACCAGCCGTCATCTGGCCGAATTCTGGATGCTGGAGCCGGAGATGGCCTTCTGCGATCTGGCCGGCAACAGGGACGTGGCGGAATCGTTGATCAAATTCTTGGTGTGCGTGGCCCTCGACGAGTGCGGCGAGGATCTGGCCCTGTTTGACCAGCACGTCGCCAAAGGGCTGATCGATAAGCTCACCCAAGTTCGCGACCGGCCCTTTGTTCATCTTCCCTACACCGATGCGGTGACCGAACTGCAGCGAGCGGGTCGGCAGTTCGAGTTTCCTGTGCAGTGGGGCATCGACCTCCAGGCCGAGCATGAGCGATTTTTGTGCGAAGAGGTGGCCCAGGCGCCGGTGGTGGTCACCAACTATCCGGCCGACATCAAACCCTTCTACATGCGGCTGGACGATGACGGCCGCACCGTGGCAGCCATGGATATCCTGGTGGCTGGAATTGGCGAGCTGATCGGCGGCAGTCAGCGCGAGGAGCGTTATGAAGTGCTGGCGGCCCGCATGGCGGCGGCCGGGCTTGATCTGGCCCAGTACGGCTGGTACCTTGACCTCCGGCGCTACGGTTCCGTGCCTCACAGTGGCTTTGGCCTCGGGTTTGAGCGGTTGGTGCAGTTCGTCACTGGCATGCAGAATATCCGTGATGTCATTCCCTTCCCGCGTACCCCGGGCAGCGCCCCCTGCTGA
- the hflX gene encoding GTPase HflX produces the protein MATVTGNTNGLKPKQLRDLERLAQKKVAPDEIVGRETARALAAISTELNRRVGLLIHRSGQIETVIVGDYDRITIPALAHVGASGGRLRGLRCVHTVLGGAAAINEEDIMDLACLRLDLMATLTLRDGLPDLLHPVHLIPRQVDGRDWTTLSPVHPANQQQSCIELIEALEDEFVRERPVREVDRGKDRAILVSVTTGSRGEAEDSMAELVELARSAGVEVLAEVIQRRKHIHPRFILGRGKLVEIVLMSLRLGANLLLFDQELSPSQIRSVTDHTDLRVIDRTQLILDIFASRARSREGKLQIEMAQLKYMLPKLTTRDDALSRLTGGIGARGPGETRLEIDKRRINDRITRLGKELKAVGDQRFHRRNRRRKRDVPVISLVGYTNAGKSTLLNTLTKSEIQAEDLLFATLDPTSRRLRFPEDMEVIITDTVGFIRNLPADLLKAFESTLEELFEADLLLHVIDVSNPAWRQQVAVVEGLLAELELDGIPCLKVFNKIDRLAPEDQAELADSAEGVGISALDAHTLPPLLIRAQEILRTVAGKAAVSTANGKRREEEGEG, from the coding sequence ATCGCAACGGTCACCGGAAACACCAACGGCCTCAAGCCGAAACAGCTACGGGATCTGGAGCGGCTCGCGCAAAAAAAGGTTGCCCCCGATGAGATCGTCGGCCGGGAGACCGCCCGCGCTCTGGCGGCCATCTCCACCGAGCTGAACCGACGGGTCGGTCTTTTGATCCATCGCTCCGGCCAGATCGAAACGGTGATTGTCGGCGATTACGATCGCATCACCATCCCGGCCCTGGCCCATGTCGGTGCCAGCGGCGGCCGGTTGCGCGGTCTGCGTTGCGTGCATACCGTGCTTGGTGGCGCCGCAGCCATCAACGAGGAAGATATCATGGACCTGGCTTGTTTGCGGCTCGACCTGATGGCAACCCTGACCCTCCGCGACGGTCTGCCGGACCTGCTCCATCCGGTCCACCTCATTCCCCGCCAGGTGGACGGCCGTGACTGGACTACGCTGTCCCCGGTCCATCCGGCCAACCAGCAACAGTCGTGCATCGAACTGATCGAGGCACTGGAAGATGAGTTTGTCCGTGAGCGGCCGGTGCGCGAGGTCGACCGGGGCAAGGACCGGGCCATCCTGGTGTCGGTGACCACCGGTTCACGGGGTGAGGCCGAGGATTCCATGGCCGAACTGGTCGAGCTGGCCCGTTCCGCCGGGGTCGAGGTCTTGGCCGAGGTAATCCAGCGGCGCAAGCACATCCACCCTCGTTTCATCCTTGGCCGCGGCAAGCTGGTGGAGATCGTGCTCATGAGCCTGCGTCTGGGGGCCAATCTGCTCCTTTTCGACCAAGAACTGAGCCCCTCGCAGATCCGCAGCGTCACCGACCACACCGATCTGCGGGTTATCGACCGCACTCAACTGATCCTCGACATCTTTGCCAGCCGGGCCCGCTCGCGTGAAGGCAAATTGCAGATCGAAATGGCCCAGCTCAAGTACATGCTGCCCAAACTCACCACCCGCGACGACGCCCTGTCCCGCCTCACCGGCGGCATCGGCGCCCGCGGGCCGGGAGAGACTCGCCTGGAGATCGACAAACGACGGATCAACGACCGCATTACCCGGTTAGGCAAGGAGTTGAAGGCGGTGGGGGATCAACGTTTTCACCGTCGCAATCGGAGACGCAAACGGGACGTGCCGGTGATCTCCCTGGTCGGCTACACCAATGCCGGTAAATCAACCTTGCTCAATACCCTGACCAAAAGCGAGATTCAGGCCGAGGATCTGCTGTTTGCCACTCTGGACCCCACCAGCCGGCGGTTGCGTTTTCCCGAGGACATGGAAGTGATCATCACCGACACGGTTGGTTTCATCCGCAACCTGCCCGCCGATCTGCTCAAGGCCTTTGAATCGACTTTGGAGGAGTTGTTCGAGGCGGACCTGCTCCTGCACGTGATCGATGTGTCCAATCCTGCCTGGCGACAACAGGTGGCGGTGGTGGAGGGCTTGCTGGCCGAACTGGAGCTGGATGGGATCCCGTGCCTCAAGGTGTTCAACAAGATTGACCGGTTGGCTCCGGAAGACCAGGCCGAGCTGGCGGATAGCGCGGAGGGCGTGGGAATCAGCGCCTTGGACGCGCACACCCTGCCGCCGTTGTTGATACGGGCGCAGGAAATATTGCGTACGGTTGCCGGAAAAGCAGCCGTCTCGACGGCGAACGGAAAGAGGCGGGAAGAGGAGGGGGAAGGATGA
- a CDS encoding PilZ domain-containing protein, whose product MAELKVHVRDNNTATVICPSCGVVKHFAVDQFRHGRHTLSVRCRCQQVFSLLLDFRRHYRKQTSLPGTYEILTEGGIGGGIIHINNISRTGIGFTVSGIHRIEQGQLLLIEFQLNDKNNTVLKKQAVVKTVQHNSIGCEFRCNVEMDKALGFFLQS is encoded by the coding sequence ATGGCTGAACTCAAAGTGCATGTCCGCGACAACAACACGGCAACGGTTATTTGCCCTTCTTGCGGCGTGGTTAAACATTTTGCGGTCGACCAGTTTCGTCACGGCCGGCATACGCTCTCCGTTCGCTGCCGTTGCCAGCAGGTCTTCTCCCTGCTGCTTGATTTTCGCCGCCATTACCGTAAACAGACCAGTCTTCCCGGTACCTATGAAATCCTCACCGAGGGAGGAATTGGCGGCGGCATCATCCATATCAACAATATTTCCCGCACGGGTATAGGCTTTACCGTCTCCGGAATACATCGAATCGAACAGGGACAGCTCCTTTTGATCGAATTCCAGCTGAACGATAAAAACAACACCGTTCTCAAGAAACAGGCGGTGGTCAAAACGGTGCAACACAACAGCATAGGCTGTGAATTTCGATGCAACGTGGAAATGGACAAAGCACTCGGTTTTTTCCTTCAAAGCTGA
- a CDS encoding dual CXXC motif small (seleno)protein, whose protein sequence is MKCRKCGEPLQVQRRCRQVRLRCSGCEKEYQIHEVAADLDPETEAQLERFTCIIYD, encoded by the coding sequence GTGAAATGTAGAAAATGCGGTGAACCCTTACAGGTGCAGCGACGATGTCGGCAGGTACGATTGCGCTGCAGCGGCTGTGAAAAGGAATATCAGATCCATGAAGTCGCGGCCGACCTTGATCCGGAAACCGAGGCGCAGCTGGAACGCTTCACCTGCATTATTTACGATTGA
- the pyrE gene encoding orotate phosphoribosyltransferase: MDERQRLKELLLEKSYRQGTFTLTSGKTSDFYVDGKQTTLDAEGGYLCGRLLFQLIRQHPEPIMGVGGMTLGADPLVTAVSVVSYLEQSPLPAFIVRKEAKGHGTGNFIEGKSNLVPGGLVALVEDVVTTGGTLLKVIERVENEGFRVGLVATIVDRQEGGAEVLAAKGYPLKAVFTREQLIGKGKQT; the protein is encoded by the coding sequence ATGGACGAACGACAACGGCTCAAGGAACTGCTGCTGGAAAAATCCTATCGTCAGGGAACCTTCACCCTGACATCAGGGAAGACCTCCGATTTTTACGTGGATGGCAAACAGACCACCCTCGACGCCGAAGGAGGATATCTCTGCGGTCGATTGCTGTTCCAATTGATTCGTCAGCATCCCGAACCGATCATGGGGGTTGGCGGCATGACTCTTGGTGCCGATCCTCTGGTCACGGCGGTGTCCGTTGTCAGCTATCTCGAACAATCCCCCCTGCCCGCGTTCATTGTCCGCAAGGAAGCCAAGGGCCATGGCACCGGCAATTTCATTGAAGGCAAGAGCAACCTGGTTCCCGGAGGGCTGGTGGCCCTGGTCGAGGATGTGGTCACCACTGGCGGCACGTTATTAAAAGTGATCGAGCGGGTCGAAAACGAAGGGTTTCGGGTTGGTCTGGTGGCCACCATTGTTGATCGCCAGGAGGGGGGGGCCGAGGTCTTGGCGGCCAAAGGGTACCCGCTCAAGGCTGTTTTCACCCGCGAACAACTCATCGGCAAGGGAAAACAAACGTGA